Proteins from a genomic interval of Salinarchaeum sp. Harcht-Bsk1:
- a CDS encoding pyridoxamine 5'-phosphate oxidase family protein, with product MAAIPPEFQDLFEKQTLAHVATMLPNGLPHVTPVWIDYDPERDHLLFNTARGRRKERNVRANPAVGVSMCDPDDPYRYCSAWGEVVEVTEDGAVEHIDELARRYMDVDEYPNKGDEEGARVIVRIEADEVVTGGE from the coding sequence ATGGCAGCGATTCCACCCGAGTTCCAGGACCTCTTCGAGAAGCAGACCCTCGCCCACGTGGCGACGATGCTCCCGAATGGACTGCCCCACGTCACGCCGGTCTGGATCGATTACGATCCGGAGCGCGACCACCTGCTCTTCAACACCGCCCGCGGGCGTCGGAAGGAGCGCAACGTCCGAGCGAACCCCGCCGTCGGCGTCTCCATGTGCGACCCGGACGATCCCTATCGCTACTGCTCGGCGTGGGGTGAAGTCGTCGAGGTCACGGAGGACGGCGCCGTCGAGCACATCGACGAACTCGCACGGCGGTACATGGACGTCGACGAGTACCCCAACAAGGGCGACGAGGAGGGCGCACGCGTGATCGTCCGGATCGAAGCCGACGAGGTCGTGACCGGCGGAGAGTGA
- a CDS encoding aldo/keto reductase — MEYTTLGSTGMEVSRICLGCMSFGTSDWREWVLDEEESREIIERAIDLGINFFDTANMYSLGESERVLGNVLADYDRDEQVVATKGFFQMDEDNPNSGGLSRKAIEQELSNSLERLGMDTIDLYQIHRYDYDTPMEQTLRALDDAVRRGQIRHAGASSMWAHQFADALHTSDRLGLDRFATMQNHYNLVYREEEREMLPLCEREGVGVIPWSPMARGYLTRPHEDIDATTRGETEEHMYEHPYREGGGQEINERVAELAAEKGVTMAQIALSWLLHQDAVDAPIVGTTSVEHLEQAVEALEIDLSESDQAYLEEPYEPVRVSGHE, encoded by the coding sequence ATGGAGTACACCACTCTCGGTTCGACGGGCATGGAGGTCAGCCGAATCTGCCTCGGCTGCATGAGTTTCGGGACGAGCGACTGGCGCGAGTGGGTTCTCGACGAGGAGGAGTCCCGCGAGATCATCGAGCGCGCCATCGATCTGGGGATCAACTTCTTCGACACCGCGAACATGTACTCGCTGGGCGAGTCCGAGCGGGTCCTGGGGAACGTCCTCGCCGACTACGACCGCGACGAGCAGGTCGTCGCGACGAAGGGCTTCTTCCAGATGGACGAGGACAATCCGAACTCCGGCGGTCTCTCCCGGAAGGCCATCGAGCAGGAGCTGTCGAACTCCCTGGAGCGCCTGGGCATGGACACCATCGACCTCTACCAGATCCACCGCTACGACTACGACACGCCGATGGAGCAGACGCTCCGCGCGCTCGACGACGCGGTCCGCCGCGGCCAGATCCGTCACGCTGGCGCGTCCTCGATGTGGGCCCACCAGTTCGCCGACGCCCTGCACACCAGCGACCGGCTCGGTCTCGACCGCTTCGCGACGATGCAGAACCACTACAACCTCGTCTACCGCGAGGAGGAACGCGAGATGCTGCCCCTCTGTGAACGGGAGGGCGTCGGCGTGATCCCGTGGAGTCCGATGGCGCGTGGCTACCTCACGCGGCCGCACGAGGACATCGACGCCACCACGCGGGGCGAGACGGAGGAGCACATGTACGAACACCCCTACCGCGAGGGCGGTGGGCAGGAGATCAACGAGCGCGTCGCGGAACTCGCCGCGGAGAAGGGCGTGACGATGGCTCAGATCGCCCTGTCGTGGTTACTCCACCAGGACGCCGTCGACGCACCGATCGTGGGCACCACGAGCGTCGAGCACCTCGAACAGGCCGTCGAGGCGCTGGAGATCGACCTCTCCGAGAGCGACCAGGCCTACCTCGAGGAGCCCTACGAGCCGGTCCGGGTGTCGGGCCACGAGTAG
- a CDS encoding sodium:proton antiporter yields MAPGAVDVAILVDLIDVFIIAAAVGIFVAKVGDFPYTIALLLAGIAASVIGIEVAIELSHDLILLVLLPPLLFEGAATTDFERLRRNLLPILSLAVVGLVGSIVLLGAAGQYVFGFDLLLALLFAAMILPTDPVSVLALFEDLGAPDRLAVLVEGESLINDGVGVVLFSALLARVSAEAAGDATGPALTTLDGLGDVGLNVLVVSGGGLLVGLAAGFATYSVMRGLDDHMTEIVLTIVLAYGAFVLAEHYFHVSGVIATVVAGLFIGNRGAEYAMSPQTKIAIFTTWETGAFIVNTFIFLMIGVTVPISSVVEHGWAILLAIPLVLLARAVMVYPIIATTNRATRPSVPLAYQHVWVWGGLHGSIPIALVLGLPPGTPEREMLRAMVFGVAAFSLVVQGLTMGPLLDSLGVVTRSDAEELFELLIGRARAVDAALEAAEDLNERGDIPQQAYEEFTAEYEREKAALAGAIRELLAETPELRHEQILAGERRLLQREKSALIDAARSGVVADDVGERLLEEVDLKLDYVHDGQSTVASDEEAFEEFWRQRADEYGLDVDRQHLDDAGTEDTPGSESAGE; encoded by the coding sequence ATGGCCCCGGGCGCAGTCGACGTCGCGATCCTCGTCGACCTGATCGACGTGTTCATCATCGCGGCGGCGGTCGGGATCTTCGTCGCGAAAGTCGGCGACTTCCCGTACACGATCGCGCTCCTGCTGGCCGGAATCGCGGCGTCGGTCATCGGCATCGAGGTCGCGATCGAACTCTCCCACGACCTGATCCTCCTCGTCTTGCTCCCGCCACTGCTGTTCGAGGGTGCGGCGACGACGGACTTCGAGCGGCTCCGGCGCAACCTCCTGCCGATCCTCTCGCTGGCGGTGGTCGGGCTGGTCGGCTCGATCGTCCTGCTCGGCGCGGCCGGACAGTACGTCTTCGGCTTCGACCTCCTGCTCGCCCTGCTGTTCGCGGCGATGATCCTCCCGACGGACCCCGTCTCCGTGCTCGCGCTGTTCGAGGACCTCGGCGCGCCCGACCGACTGGCCGTCCTGGTCGAGGGCGAGAGCCTGATCAACGACGGCGTCGGCGTCGTGCTCTTCTCCGCGTTGCTCGCCCGCGTAAGCGCCGAGGCGGCCGGCGACGCCACCGGACCGGCACTCACGACGCTCGACGGACTGGGCGACGTGGGATTGAACGTCCTCGTGGTCAGTGGCGGCGGCCTGCTCGTCGGCCTCGCGGCGGGCTTCGCGACCTACTCCGTCATGCGCGGGCTCGACGATCACATGACAGAGATCGTGCTCACGATCGTGCTGGCGTACGGCGCGTTCGTCCTCGCCGAGCACTATTTCCACGTGTCGGGGGTCATCGCGACCGTCGTCGCCGGGCTGTTCATCGGCAACCGCGGCGCGGAGTACGCGATGAGCCCGCAGACGAAGATCGCGATCTTCACCACCTGGGAGACCGGCGCGTTCATCGTCAACACGTTCATCTTCCTGATGATCGGCGTGACCGTGCCGATCAGTTCCGTGGTCGAGCACGGGTGGGCGATCTTGCTGGCGATCCCCCTGGTGCTCCTCGCCCGGGCGGTAATGGTGTATCCGATCATCGCGACGACCAACCGGGCGACGCGACCCAGCGTCCCGCTGGCCTACCAGCACGTCTGGGTCTGGGGCGGGCTCCACGGCTCGATTCCGATCGCGCTCGTCCTCGGCCTTCCACCTGGGACGCCCGAGCGGGAGATGCTCCGGGCGATGGTGTTCGGCGTCGCGGCGTTCTCGCTGGTCGTCCAGGGACTGACGATGGGGCCGCTACTCGACTCGCTGGGGGTCGTCACGCGCAGCGACGCGGAGGAGCTCTTCGAGCTACTGATCGGCCGAGCGCGGGCCGTCGACGCCGCGCTCGAGGCAGCCGAGGACCTCAACGAGCGCGGCGACATCCCCCAGCAAGCGTACGAGGAGTTCACCGCGGAGTACGAGCGGGAGAAGGCAGCGCTCGCGGGCGCGATTCGGGAACTCCTCGCGGAGACGCCCGAACTGCGCCACGAGCAGATTCTGGCCGGCGAGCGGCGGCTCCTCCAGCGTGAGAAGAGCGCGCTCATCGACGCGGCTCGCAGCGGCGTCGTCGCCGACGACGTCGGCGAGCGCCTGCTCGAAGAGGTCGACCTCAAACTCGACTACGT
- a CDS encoding peptidase, with protein MLWLAIVVGLFAAGLSLVLLAYAPRLGYSLREPSETEAERIEQLLEDVGAPDVETAVRTTTRDGAIECDLLGLPGDRTLVVADAAFEGLEDESLRALVAVEVERARSRIEIPQALASGVAVAVVAAAYVTSLPVLPTFLVGWAIVLGGIALVRRQYYAADDAAGELVGRTVLCDAIERAARRRGASLETGRRWHALVDVEPSVGARIERLRTTPNPQPTEPPN; from the coding sequence ATGCTCTGGCTCGCGATCGTCGTCGGGCTGTTCGCGGCAGGCCTCTCCCTCGTCCTCCTCGCGTACGCGCCGCGGCTGGGGTACTCTCTCCGTGAACCGAGCGAGACGGAGGCCGAGCGGATCGAACAGCTACTCGAGGACGTGGGCGCACCGGACGTCGAGACGGCAGTGCGGACCACCACCCGAGACGGGGCGATCGAGTGTGATCTCCTCGGCCTGCCGGGCGATCGGACGCTGGTCGTCGCCGACGCCGCGTTCGAGGGGCTCGAGGACGAATCGCTCCGCGCGCTGGTCGCCGTCGAAGTCGAACGGGCCCGCTCCCGGATCGAGATTCCGCAGGCGCTTGCTTCGGGCGTCGCAGTGGCCGTCGTCGCGGCCGCCTACGTGACGTCGCTCCCAGTCCTGCCGACGTTTCTCGTCGGATGGGCGATCGTCCTCGGTGGAATCGCGCTGGTTCGCCGCCAGTACTACGCAGCAGACGACGCTGCGGGCGAACTGGTCGGCCGCACGGTCCTCTGCGACGCGATCGAACGAGCCGCACGGCGTCGCGGGGCCTCGCTGGAGACCGGACGACGCTGGCACGCACTCGTCGACGTCGAGCCGTCCGTCGGCGCACGGATCGAGCGGCTGCGGACGACGCCGAACCCGCAGCCGACCGAACCGCCTAATTGA
- the eis gene encoding enhanced intracellular survival protein Eis → MADYRPVTDDRRARYHAIMQQAFDAESGPAPSYADGDADEDPEDWPPDLSDPRGLVADDEVVSTCKLYYLDATVRGEWTEIGGLGGVATPPEHRRKGYSRETLQGALTEYREQGVDLVALWPSTVRFYRGLGWGVANRTQRARVPPAQLVEIEGPEPAGGDDGRFRQLDADDWERLRSVEVERAQRFGLSLRRTEEWWRTRTLAAWPSGPGPYVYGDEVDGDLRGYVLTHVREGEDGKELKVQDLAGVDHAAERTLLGFLANYDSQVETVVLDGPLAGDLPELVPDPGELDVTESVGTMIRLTDVQRWLEGYEWPASVEDRFVLDVADPLLDRNADQFLVHVADGEATVESAGGDLAGDATLGIGTLSRLAIGAIDVDRAERLRDLQVHDDASRETLETAFPAEPVYLREFF, encoded by the coding sequence ATGGCCGACTATCGCCCCGTCACCGACGACCGCCGGGCGAGGTACCACGCGATCATGCAGCAGGCGTTCGACGCCGAGAGCGGCCCGGCGCCGAGTTACGCGGACGGCGACGCCGACGAGGACCCGGAGGACTGGCCCCCTGACCTCTCCGATCCCCGGGGCCTCGTCGCCGACGACGAAGTCGTTTCCACCTGCAAGCTGTACTACCTGGACGCGACGGTTCGCGGCGAGTGGACCGAGATCGGCGGCCTGGGCGGCGTCGCCACGCCACCCGAGCACCGCCGGAAAGGGTACTCCCGCGAGACGCTCCAGGGTGCACTGACGGAGTACCGCGAGCAGGGCGTCGACCTCGTCGCACTGTGGCCCTCCACCGTCCGCTTCTACCGCGGCCTCGGCTGGGGCGTCGCGAACCGGACGCAGCGGGCGCGAGTCCCACCGGCACAGCTCGTGGAGATCGAGGGGCCGGAACCGGCCGGCGGCGACGATGGCCGATTCCGACAGCTCGACGCCGACGACTGGGAACGCCTGCGAAGCGTGGAAGTCGAGCGCGCCCAGCGGTTCGGACTCTCGCTCCGACGCACCGAGGAGTGGTGGCGCACACGGACGCTCGCCGCGTGGCCGAGTGGCCCCGGACCGTACGTCTACGGCGACGAGGTCGACGGCGACCTCCGGGGGTACGTACTCACGCACGTCCGGGAGGGCGAGGACGGGAAGGAGCTGAAAGTGCAGGATCTCGCCGGCGTCGATCACGCCGCAGAACGAACCCTGCTCGGCTTCCTCGCGAACTACGATTCCCAGGTCGAGACGGTGGTGCTCGACGGTCCGCTCGCCGGCGACCTGCCGGAACTGGTGCCCGATCCCGGCGAACTGGACGTGACGGAATCGGTCGGGACGATGATCCGGCTAACTGACGTGCAGCGGTGGCTCGAAGGATACGAGTGGCCCGCCAGCGTGGAGGATCGGTTCGTCCTCGACGTCGCGGATCCGCTCCTCGATCGCAACGCCGACCAGTTCCTCGTGCACGTCGCGGACGGCGAGGCGACCGTCGAGTCTGCAGGGGGCGACCTCGCCGGGGACGCGACGCTCGGGATCGGCACGCTCTCGCGGCTAGCGATCGGTGCGATCGACGTCGACCGTGCGGAGCGACTCCGGGACCTCCAGGTACACGACGATGCCTCCCGGGAGACCCTCGAAACCGCGTTCCCCGCCGAGCCGGTGTATCTCCGGGAGTTCTTCTGA
- the gatB gene encoding Asp-tRNA(Asn)/Glu-tRNA(Gln) amidotransferase subunit GatB, with protein sequence MSTQAAATEELAVVIGLEVHVQLETDTKIFCGCSTEPADEPNTRTCPTCLGLPGALPVLNEGAVEAAVKVGKAIDATIPETTRFHRKNYFYPDLPKNFQITQYDEPICQDGELEISHEGERRVVGIERAHLEEDPGSLRHVGGSIDTAEYTLVDYNRAGTPLLEIVTEPDFRAPQEVRAFLAKLTEVLEYLGVFDAERDGSLRVDANISIVDAEEVDDETGEISIETLEAANRTEVKNISSHKAAEQALAYEVTRQKNAISRGREVEQETRHWDEGKGVTVSMRSKEAEKDYRYFEEADLPPLEVADWKEEIDIPELPDARRERFREEYGLGQEAADKLTSTKQVADFYERVAADFEPDLAATWVADELLGELNYRDMAITDVEGRLDEFHRLVELVAAEEITAKNASEVVLRTMLDEGDETGEGPGPDAIVEAEDLGKTDEGEVEAAVEAAIDENPDAVADYHDGDDGAINFLVGQVMQATGGSADPGTVNQLLREELES encoded by the coding sequence ATGAGTACGCAGGCCGCCGCGACGGAGGAACTCGCGGTCGTCATCGGGCTGGAGGTCCACGTCCAGCTCGAGACGGACACGAAGATCTTCTGTGGCTGCTCGACCGAACCGGCCGACGAGCCCAACACCCGCACCTGCCCCACCTGCCTGGGGCTCCCCGGCGCGCTCCCGGTCCTCAACGAGGGCGCCGTCGAGGCGGCGGTGAAGGTCGGGAAGGCCATCGACGCGACGATCCCCGAGACCACCCGGTTTCACCGGAAGAACTACTTCTACCCCGACCTGCCGAAGAACTTCCAGATCACGCAGTACGACGAGCCGATCTGCCAGGACGGCGAACTGGAGATCAGCCACGAGGGCGAGCGCCGCGTCGTCGGCATCGAGCGCGCCCACCTCGAGGAGGACCCCGGCTCGCTGCGGCACGTCGGCGGCTCCATCGACACGGCGGAGTACACGCTCGTCGACTACAACCGGGCGGGAACCCCGCTGCTGGAGATCGTCACGGAGCCGGACTTCCGCGCGCCCCAGGAGGTCCGGGCCTTCCTCGCGAAGCTGACGGAGGTGCTGGAGTACCTCGGCGTGTTCGACGCCGAGCGCGACGGTTCGCTGCGCGTCGACGCCAACATCTCGATCGTCGACGCCGAGGAGGTCGACGACGAGACGGGCGAGATTTCGATCGAGACGCTCGAGGCCGCCAACCGTACCGAGGTCAAGAACATCTCCTCGCACAAGGCCGCCGAACAGGCGCTGGCCTACGAGGTCACTCGCCAGAAGAACGCCATCTCGCGGGGCCGGGAGGTCGAACAGGAGACCCGTCACTGGGACGAGGGCAAGGGCGTCACCGTCTCGATGCGCTCCAAGGAGGCCGAGAAGGACTACCGGTACTTCGAGGAGGCCGATCTCCCGCCGCTGGAGGTCGCCGACTGGAAGGAAGAGATCGACATCCCGGAGCTCCCCGACGCCCGCCGCGAGCGCTTCCGCGAGGAGTATGGGCTCGGGCAGGAGGCCGCGGACAAGCTGACCTCCACGAAGCAGGTCGCGGACTTCTACGAACGGGTCGCCGCCGACTTCGAGCCCGACCTCGCGGCGACGTGGGTCGCCGACGAACTGCTCGGCGAACTCAACTACCGCGACATGGCAATCACCGACGTGGAGGGCCGTCTCGACGAGTTCCACCGGCTCGTCGAACTCGTCGCTGCCGAGGAGATCACGGCGAAAAACGCCAGCGAGGTCGTCCTCCGCACGATGCTCGACGAGGGCGACGAGACTGGCGAGGGGCCAGGCCCGGACGCGATCGTCGAGGCCGAAGACCTCGGCAAGACCGACGAGGGCGAGGTCGAAGCCGCGGTCGAGGCCGCGATCGACGAGAACCCCGACGCCGTGGCGGACTACCACGACGGCGACGACGGCGCGATCAACTTCCTCGTCGGGCAAGTCATGCAGGCGACCGGCGGGAGTGCGGATCCCGGGACGGTGAACCAGCTACTGCGCGAGGAACTGGAATCCTGA
- a CDS encoding class I SAM-dependent methyltransferase, with amino-acid sequence MKGQEWYQEHDVAEAYEDKRFSGGGRLIDRREKEAVLDALGPVEDKRVLEIACGTGRFTVMLAERGADVVGLDISNAMLAQGREKARAAGVQDSLDFLRGDAGRLPFPDDHFDAVLAMRFFHLADTPEAFLSEMERVTKDLVVFDTFRRFSTRSIYNWALPMGSRLYSRSEVDGLLESADLELRQAWHDWVFPYGFYRQLPGAVARPFRILDGTLGSLPGGNALASVSYWQTSVE; translated from the coding sequence GTGAAGGGACAGGAGTGGTACCAGGAGCACGACGTCGCCGAGGCCTACGAAGACAAGCGGTTCTCCGGCGGCGGCCGGCTCATCGACCGACGCGAGAAAGAGGCCGTGCTCGACGCGCTCGGGCCCGTCGAGGACAAGCGCGTGCTCGAGATCGCGTGTGGCACCGGCCGCTTTACCGTGATGCTCGCCGAGCGTGGCGCGGACGTCGTCGGCCTCGACATCTCGAACGCCATGCTCGCCCAGGGCCGCGAGAAGGCCCGCGCCGCGGGCGTCCAGGACAGTCTCGACTTCCTGCGCGGCGACGCCGGCCGACTGCCCTTCCCCGACGATCACTTCGACGCAGTCCTCGCGATGCGCTTCTTCCACCTCGCGGATACGCCGGAGGCCTTCCTCTCGGAGATGGAGCGGGTCACGAAGGATCTCGTCGTCTTCGACACCTTCCGGCGCTTCTCGACCCGGTCGATCTACAACTGGGCGCTCCCGATGGGGTCGCGCCTCTACTCCCGGTCGGAAGTCGACGGCCTCCTCGAATCGGCCGACCTCGAACTCCGTCAGGCCTGGCACGACTGGGTGTTCCCCTACGGCTTCTACCGACAGCTCCCCGGTGCGGTCGCCAGACCGTTCCGGATTCTCGACGGCACGCTCGGGTCGCTCCCCGGCGGGAACGCACTCGCGTCGGTCTCCTACTGGCAGACGTCGGTGGAGTGA
- a CDS encoding ABC transporter ATP-binding protein — protein MSGSTESGAAHRTDTAVSLRGVGKTYQTAQPVRALHDVSFELPRGSYTAVMGPSGSGKSTLMNLIGCLDTPTEGTIVIDGQDVTALSDRERTRLRGEEIGFVFQTFNLMPRLTALQNVALPMVARDASRTARRERARSLLEQVGLGERLDHLPNELSGGQRQRVATARALVNDPTLLLADEPTGNVDTTTGDTIMRLFSELHAAGNTLLVVTHERRIGEHADRILHLLDGELERIEVVESPRRPTVDAGSNDRRRDGDREGE, from the coding sequence ATGAGCGGCTCGACCGAGAGCGGGGCCGCCCACCGCACCGATACGGCGGTGTCGCTCCGGGGCGTCGGCAAGACGTACCAGACCGCACAGCCGGTCCGCGCGCTCCACGACGTCTCCTTCGAACTCCCGCGTGGTTCCTACACGGCGGTCATGGGGCCGAGCGGCTCCGGAAAGAGCACGCTGATGAACCTGATCGGGTGTCTCGACACGCCGACGGAGGGGACGATCGTCATCGACGGCCAGGACGTAACTGCCCTCTCCGATCGCGAGCGGACGCGACTCCGGGGCGAGGAGATTGGCTTCGTCTTCCAGACGTTCAACCTGATGCCGCGTCTCACTGCCCTGCAGAACGTCGCCCTCCCGATGGTCGCCAGGGACGCCTCTCGCACCGCGCGACGGGAGCGGGCACGGAGCCTCCTCGAGCAGGTCGGACTCGGCGAGCGACTCGATCACCTGCCGAACGAACTCTCGGGCGGCCAGCGCCAGCGCGTCGCGACCGCCAGGGCGCTCGTCAACGACCCGACGTTGCTGCTCGCCGACGAACCGACCGGAAACGTCGACACGACCACCGGAGACACGATCATGCGGCTGTTCAGCGAACTCCACGCCGCGGGGAACACGCTGCTCGTGGTGACTCACGAGCGCCGGATCGGCGAGCACGCCGACAGGATCCTCCACCTGCTGGACGGCGAACTCGAGCGCATCGAGGTCGTGGAATCGCCGCGACGGCCGACGGTGGACGCTGGATCGAACGACCGCCGGCGTGACGGCGACCGGGAGGGCGAGTGA
- a CDS encoding ABC transporter permease, with protein MDVLESLRMAWQSIGSHRLRSALTLLGVVIGVGAVITFVVLGASLEEAVVGELTTGRSPAMTVFTQPEGADGFGGFDGGQVVFTERDLEEIRALQGVETVVPQGTVSLSGVTYANQTVGLPALTATTPAYFEETGEENFSAGGPFEPGEAQVVLNQQAATVFRTNVSVGDEIEIRRDGGETVTATVVGILEAPDDTAFGPSVSLPQVYGPTDPFVQTTLESPTTGERQRVYSRLTVVAVDYDRVDDVSDRVSTYLESDSDAAQLLPGSYETVVRTNEQFVRQIQTVLNRFTGFVTAIALISLVVGAVGIANIMLVSVTERTREIGIMKAVGFQNRDVLQLFLVEAVVLGLFGAILGLAVGMLAGYGVTQWLDLPFVLPVTWGAVAILVGIVVGVIAGLYPAWSAARIDPIEALRYE; from the coding sequence ATGGACGTCCTCGAGAGCCTCCGGATGGCCTGGCAGTCGATCGGGAGCCACCGCCTCCGATCGGCGCTGACGCTGCTCGGCGTCGTCATCGGCGTCGGTGCGGTCATCACCTTCGTCGTGCTCGGTGCCAGCCTCGAGGAGGCCGTCGTCGGCGAACTCACGACCGGCCGGTCTCCGGCGATGACCGTCTTCACCCAGCCGGAAGGGGCGGACGGCTTCGGCGGGTTCGACGGCGGGCAGGTCGTCTTCACCGAACGCGACCTCGAAGAGATCCGGGCCTTACAGGGGGTCGAAACGGTGGTCCCGCAGGGAACCGTCTCGCTGTCCGGCGTCACCTACGCCAACCAGACCGTCGGGCTCCCGGCGCTCACCGCGACGACGCCAGCGTACTTCGAGGAGACCGGGGAGGAGAACTTCTCGGCCGGCGGTCCCTTCGAACCCGGCGAAGCCCAGGTCGTGCTCAACCAGCAGGCGGCGACCGTCTTCCGGACCAACGTCTCGGTCGGCGACGAAATCGAAATCAGGCGCGACGGTGGGGAGACGGTCACTGCGACCGTGGTCGGAATCCTCGAAGCACCGGATGACACCGCGTTCGGACCGTCCGTCTCGCTTCCCCAGGTGTACGGCCCGACCGATCCGTTCGTCCAGACGACGCTCGAGAGTCCGACGACCGGCGAGCGCCAGCGCGTCTACTCGCGGCTGACCGTCGTCGCCGTCGACTACGACCGGGTCGACGACGTCTCCGATCGCGTGTCGACCTATCTCGAGAGCGACTCGGACGCCGCCCAGCTCCTCCCGGGCTCCTACGAGACAGTGGTTCGGACGAACGAGCAGTTCGTCAGGCAGATCCAGACCGTGTTGAACCGCTTCACCGGGTTCGTCACCGCCATCGCGCTCATCTCGCTGGTCGTCGGCGCTGTCGGCATCGCCAACATCATGCTGGTCAGCGTCACCGAGCGCACCCGCGAGATCGGGATCATGAAAGCTGTCGGCTTCCAGAACCGAGACGTCCTCCAGTTGTTCCTGGTCGAGGCGGTCGTGCTAGGGCTGTTCGGGGCGATCCTTGGGTTGGCCGTCGGCATGCTCGCGGGCTACGGCGTCACGCAGTGGCTGGACCTCCCGTTCGTCCTTCCGGTGACGTGGGGCGCCGTCGCCATTCTCGTCGGGATCGTCGTCGGGGTGATCGCGGGACTCTACCCCGCCTGGAGCGCGGCGCGCATCGATCCGATCGAGGCGCTCCGCTACGAGTGA